In Solanum lycopersicum chromosome 3, SLM_r2.1, the genomic stretch TTCGAGTTCCTTAAATACTTCATCGCATTCTGGTGAAGCTTCTTTCTTCAAGAAGAATAGAGGGTTCGCGTGGCGAGTAGTATCAACTATGCCATTGTTGTTTGTAATGGTGATTCTTGCTGATTCTTGTGCATTACGTTCATGTGGTATCTCAGTACAATCATCCATGGGGCTCTTCTTGAGCATCATCTCACATATATCGTCCTCGTGGTCGCGTTCCACGAGGAGTTCATAGAAACCATGCTCATCAGTTTTACCATCCACTGTTGCAGTGATAGCATCAGTTGTTTGGTTCTTACATTGTAGTTGTACCTCCGCGCCTGCATGCATGCATGCATACATGAAATTTAAGTAAATTCGTGTAATTTATAATAAGGCGTCAAGTATTTCACTTAATAGCAGAGCAGAGCAGATAAAAGTTTGATCAGATTCTCAAGAAATGCATAATATGAAAGATGGATCtgacctatatatatatatgacattttttaaaatctaataacAATATAACACATAATAGGCAAATGTACATATCAaactatttttgtatattttataatCCCAAACCATATATAGATCTAATAAATTGATCTAAcactcaaatcaaattaaaccacaaactatgtttgatgataataatgataaacaaGACATATCATCTTTTTCATAACTTtgggaaaatataaaaatttattacacTGACGATGTAATACCTGATAATGGCTTGCTAAGTCGATTTTCGAATTGAGTGCGACAAACGTCACAATATACTTTTCCATCTACCTTGAAATGAGTTTGACTATGATCACTTGAAGCTTCAGACTCAGCATGAATTACCCCAAACAGGGAAAACAAACAAACTACACTAACAATTAGAATAATTTCActtgattttgtcattttttttaaaaaaaaaaataattcttgttttattctttttttttttggatgttgtaatttttttaaacaggGAAGTGAGTGAAATGTGTAATTGAGGGgttgatttatattttgtattttcagTTATTGTTGTGAGGTTATCATGTTCTTTTGGTCTTTATGTGGTTacaagtaattttattttacttaaattgaataattttttagtaaTTGAGAAGTTCCTCCTATTTTTACTCATCTAGATTGTTTGTAAGGTTGATTTCGCGggagttttttttcttcttctttctatcGAGAGTGTGTTGGGGAGATCAGGGAAGAATATAGATTGGATAAATGGACGGATTTGGTCTTTGATTGAACAGATCAACCAGGTTAAATGATACACGTGTCATAATTCAAATCGTCCAGATTTTATTTGAGTCAAATGCAATGCATATGGGTCAATTGATCTTAAatagaaaatcataatttagCACATTAAATTCAAGATGATAAAACAAGAATTAATGTAATGTTGGGTTTACTTTTTTAATACAAGGAACCTTGATCTTCATGGTTTAAGTATGTGATTAGTCCATGTACAAGCCTTGTATCAATTTGGCATCTTATCCTTGGACAATGTATTAGATAAACCAAAAAGACATTCCAGTGCACAAAGTATTCCACGTAGAGTCCGAAGAAAGATCCATTTCAAATGTTGTGACGTAGATAATATATCCTAATACAAACATTAGTCTGGTTCCAAGACTTTAACCCGTGACTTATAGGTCACATGGAGATAAACTTTACCATTGCTCAAAGGCTCCGATTCTACGGAAGAATGCAGCATATatcaagagagaaaaaaatggcAGTGAGGAAACACagacaaaaaaaatgatgacTGGTACAAAGTAAAATCAGTAGCTTTGGTGGCTAATACAATGTTGATTTCTTTGTATTCTCCATTGAGTTTTGTCTCTTTACATGCAAAAACCATACTATAAATTCAGTTCCCTCAATCAGATAAGCATAACAGCAACAAAAAGTCATTAAAAGTGAGGCTAATCATGGCAGAAAAGGAAGGAGCAATTGTCAAGAAGGGTCATGAGGAAGGCTTAAAAATGGCCCTTTCCCTTCTTGAAGAATATCAACTCCCAGCAGGGCTTCTCCCTCTGGCTGATGTGATCGAAGTCGGGTTTGTGAAGACCACGGGGTACATGTGGATCCTGCAAACTAAAAAAGTTGAACATAACTTTAAGATGATCAGTAAGCTGGTGAGTTATGGTGCTGAAATAACTGGATACGTCGAGAAGAACAGGATCAAGAAGCTCAAGGGAGTGAAGGCTAAGGAACTGATGTTATGGCCTCCAGTTGGTGACATCTCAGTGGACAACCCTCCTACTGGCAAGATTCACTTCAAGAGTCTTGCTGGCATCACGAAAACTTTTCCGGTTGAGGCTTTTGCAGCTGGACAGTAACGGGAGAATGCGTATCTTCAGATTTATATGTCTTTGTCTGCACTTGTTTTGATTTCTTCCTACGCTTGAACCTGTTTGATAGTCAACTACATGTTGAGCCAAATAAGAAATTTGTCGTTAGATGTTTTTTCatgaaagaaatgatgaaagATACACTTCGTGtaattaaacaacaacaacaatatatccAGTGTAATTCTACAAGTGGAGtttggggagggtagagtgtacgcgCAAACCTTACCCCGAGCTTGGGAGGTTTGTTCACAATCATCAGTAAATAACATTTGCTTCTGCCCCTTAAGCTGAAAATCACAACGTAGAACAGAAGTGACAcgaattctaaataaaaacaagTACAATACAAAGAGGAAGAGGTATTCTTTTCGTCCATCCTGTCAATGCATCCTGCAGttgtcaaattaatttaatgctACGGAAAAACCAAACTTATTGCAATTTGAATGCGAACCTTACCTCAAATTTGCTGAAAATGTCATCATTGTGCACGAAGCTTCTGTAAATTAGCAGAAAACTTCATCTCGGTtaatcttgattttacttttatcAAGTGAAGGtatattcattcatacatatagtaTAAGGCCTGGTCGTATACAAGGAATGTACCAAAAGGTAATGAATCTATAACAAAATATGATTCTCTATAAATCCACCCGATCTTCTATACAACTTGGAACTCTAAAGAAAAAGGGGATCAAAGGTTACTTTTCAATAGAGAAAAGCTTGACTCTACCCCTTCAAAAGGTCctatatttctctctctctctctacacCACCCACTTTAATACCGCATCTTCTCCTCCTTAATTCCACACTTTGAACTGAACATCAATTCTTTGCATAGCCCAAGTACCACATTATTTGAAACATATCCCACCATAACTCATGGAAAGACCACAATGAAAGAACTACGCAACTACATCCTCTCCCGCCTCCATGCACAAATAACACCAGCTCATGCAGACAACCTTCTGCCGTCTATGATTTTCCATTGCCAGGATCACCCCTATAGTAGCCAGCCAAGTGAAAAAGCACACCTTCATCGGCACTTTGGAAATGTAAACTGCATCAAAACTTCCTCTTCCTAACCAAAAGTTTCTCAAAATAAGACTAAACCAAGAACATACCACTCATCCCCATCCCCCACACCAAAGGATATCGGGAATATCAACTAAAAATGAATTGGTATTGATCACTGCAGATCCTTCTTTTGTCTTAAAGGCAGGAGAATGACTGCTAAAGACTAAAGTCAACTAAATAGACCGAACAATTTTGAGATATGATAAAAGCTAATTATATGCACTCGTGTACAAAATTGTGGAAGCTCAACAGAAGCAAGAGTGAAAATAATATGAAGTCTGTTAGTGGAACAGCTAGAGAGCTTTACTTGTCCGTATCTTGCATAAATTTCTGGAATGGGAGCCTTGGAGCAACCATAAAGTTGCATCCATGTGATCTCTAGGTCACGAGTTCGAGATGTGGAAGCAGCCACTAATGTTTGCACTAGGTCTACATCACAACCCTTTGGGTGTGGCCCTTCCCAGACCCTGAAGCCACTAATGTTTGCATTAGGTCTACATCAAAACCCTTTGGGTGTGGCCCTTCCCAGACCCTACTAACACGGGATGTTTCGTGCACTGAACTGCATTACTTTCTGGGATCTCCAGGGGACTCTGTCCTCTACCCAAAGTGAACGATTCTACAACTATAAATACCTCAGTCACTTTGAAGATATAAAgaactttttcttttgaaaataaagagatTTATTCAATGCTGCAAATGCTGGCAGGAAGTTTCTGTCTACATGAACTAGGATTCGATGTATAACCATTAACCATTCAGCATTTATTAATGAATTGTTCAGCATTTGCTTCATTTTGTTAATCAAACATACACATCTCGTCTCTTACTTCTTTAAATAAATGTCCAATAAAGACTGCGTCAAATTATCAGAAGAGCTGCTGCCTAAAAAAGTGTTTGATTTCCTGAAATTATAATTCCCTGCAATCTTGACACTCTGAGTTCCCCTTTGGTAAGAAAAGTAATGATCCTAATCGGTGAAGATGGACAAATAACTGTTCTACAAATAAACCCTTTCAACTAGACATAAAAATGTCATTGTTTACCATCTATGGACCCTCAAATCACCATAGTATTCAGCATGAAAAGGTGTTgcataaaaacttaaaaaatgactacctatcaaaaagaaaattgagtCCTAAGCTCCGAGAAATCTATCTATGACCCACCCTTTTAACCAATCACAGCCTTCTAAACACTGTGGATGATGGGCCCGCCCCTCTACCCTTCACCACTAAATACTGAGCTTCACTTTGCATAGCGTGGGGCTTGAAACCTGCAAGCTAAGCCACAAATCCTCCACCTTTTTCCACTCGAGCTAGGCCTTGGAGCTAAGATCAAGATAGTTTACAAGAGAGAACTTCTCACTAtgactaaaaaatgaaaatgtactGGGAAAAACGGAACTTCTcatcttagaaaaataaataaaaagacagTTGTTACAGGTTCAAGATAGGACCCAAAGAAACAGAGTATATATGTTTAAATTCCACCAGTATGGAACTCACGCAAATCTAcagattaaaaatattaacaaaagttACCCTATACTCTAGCAAGATCGGTCAACgaaacataacaaaattttCTCTGCAATAGTTTTACATAAACTGACATAATGGTTTGAGCTGACCGGTTAGATCTTCAATAGTTGAAAACATGCAAGTCCATCAGGGTCTTGTAATATCCCTTTTCTATCTCCACTTCTTCCACCTGATGAAGCAGAAGGGTTTCAATAATGAAATCCTCCCAATCAACatcaaatttcattttccttttccttctctTTCCAGCATTTACGTGTTCGAGGGAGCCTACATCAATCGTATCAATTGAACTAGCATCCGAAGGATACATTGTCTTATGGATTCGATACTTTGCAGCttttatcttctcttttctcctttcaTATGACAAGCAACCACTATCAAAAGAAGGAGGCATAACACTTAAGCCCACATCTTTCTCCACTATTTGCTTCACTAAAAGCTTTTTGCTCATTTCTGATTCGCCCTTCCACCAATCTGTGTATGAAAGCATGCCATATCCTCTCTTCCTTTTCCTGATGCTATTATCTCTGCTATGTGTCGACTCGTGTACATGCATTTCATCCTTCATCTTTGAATAAATCATTGCTAAACACTCTTGGGAAATTTGGAATCTATTTGGACCTTCAATACTCAACCTTTTAGAGTGATCCATCATAAAGTACTGCGAGTCATTTACGGTGTCATCGGCATCTAAAGCATAGTCATTTCCGTTGCTCAAACAATCATCGATCAAATAATCCAGATCAAACCCAACATCctcaaaattcttatttttatttctattcttCGACATTGACTTTAACTCCATGTATTGAATAACAAAAGTCGCATGCTTCATAATATTCTTAACCGTAACATCCTCACCCCAAGGCAAACCTCGAGCAACCTTCACAAGCCTTTCCAACAACTCCTTATACCTCAACCTACAAGTAACAACTGCCACTTGCAACTCATTCGCCACATCCTCAATCACCACATCAACTTGATTCAACTTTGCAACAAACACCAACACTGCTGCCACAACAGGCAACGGTCTCCTTCCCGTCGTCACATACCACTTCACCAAGCACTGCACCAAAAAAACACCCTGTTTCAACATCCTCCCAATCAAATCCTCAGAAACCTCACTAAAACTCGGAGCATTCCTAATATAATGCTCGAACGAATCAACAATATCGAATTCAGGCAActtcaaatcaagaaaatcaacaaCCCGATAAATCATCCTACCCAATTCATAAATATCACAACAAACTATATTCGCTACCGTAACAATAGCCAACGGCTTCCCGTCTATCCTCATTACAATACAAGCACAAGCACCTATTAATACTGTAAACCATCTACCCTGCCCGTATTCTCCGTCAGTAACTTTCACTACCATATCCTTAACTTCACTAGATTTCAAGCTCGAAAATCCTAATTGGTACATTAAATCTTCGATTTCTTTCTGGGCATTGTAAATTTTTGTTTCGTTGTAGTTATAAACTGTTCCGCTACCGGCGGTGCCGGTGCGGACTTGTGTTCCGGTTGGACCACTAATTCCACCGATTTGGGCATCGTAATTATCGTAATCTTGTAAAGTTCCACATGATAAGCAAACGGGATTACCTGTTGTGTCATCTGAACCGATTGTATGCTTTTGACAACTCTTGCAGGAACGAGAATTCTCCATGGATGAACCGAAGAAGATTCAGCTCAATTTTTTTGAGCtagggtttttttttgttgatgataAATTAGAAAGAGGGGATTAGGGAAACCCGAATGCATTACATGAGGCCCAAATCAATTAACGGTCCATCCGTACAAGGCCCGCGAACAAAataaagacataatacatattcTATATGATATATTATGCGTCATTTGtggtataataatataaacttatttgAGTGTATCtcatataaaatgtatattatttgtttaattttatatacttttaaatgtttcttttttatatatattcaaagtTAGAGGATATAGATAGTAATTGAAACTACTTGTGTTTTTACTATTGGTCGGGCAGTggtgaagaaagaaaaaaatcactCGATATCAACTAATATCAGAGTCAAAGTgatgaatttgatttttaagaGCAACACCCTTGCATGGGATAGGTGTTAGGAGGGGTCGGATTGTTAAGTAATGTTAATATCATGTtggaaaacttacataaatatactataataaaaaaatatttactatttatagcaataacattttttttcacttgatcacttataatacaagtttaatacatattacaaagataaatttattattcaaatataatacaagttttaatgacggataatatatttatcacacattttaatacacttataatacacaattttttaccaaacaaatataatatatttcaaaaacaattataattcaaatatattgcatacataactcacttttaatacatattacagatttatcacaatattgctataaatggtaataaacaaaaagtatcgctaaaattcgtaattattttttaaaatgtatttattcatgtaatttttcctatCATGTTTATGCAAAGCCATAAAAAAGTGGGTGATTTGGATCGTAGTTATAATTGAACATGATGTTTGTTTAatgaacttaattaataaataaaatgacgCTTTCACTATATTAATTCTATTAGTATAAGAAAATTTCTATAAGTAGCAATTTGAAACATCGATATGGTAAAAGTATATATATCTTAAGTATAGTTGCCCAAATCTTTTATATAGTTTAACTTTCGAAAAgtaaaacataacaaatatcGGATAACGGATCGAGTAATTTGACTAATCTAGGTAATGTAAGTGTCCCTTTGTGACACTCTTATGCGACATTGTATAGCCTTCTACTTGAAATTAAGATAATATATTATCAACTTttcaccaaaaaagaaaaaaaaaatggacatAAAGGcgaattatatattaaaaaattaaatccaacatattacttaattaaaaaagaaaatagaaaacaaacTTCCATATATATTgcctaaaaaaaatataaattaaaaaaagtgttgCCTCTTTGTTTCCACTTTGTAATGCGTTTATTTCTGTTTGAAGAAATATTCAcatctattttcttgatttgtttttgttgtattgTGTGGATatgcttttaaaaaattaataataatcaaagaaCCATAAAAATAGGTCTATAAATACccaagaaatatttaaaaatcaagtGTTAAATTATGGCTTATATGTTTAATTCTAGTCTCATTTTTGCTACTTTACTAGTGTTGAATTTCTTGATCATTCAAGCTACATCTCGTACTTTATACGAATCATCAATGGTTGAAAAACATGAACAATGGATGGCTAAGTATGGACGTGAATACAAAGATGAAATAGAAAAGGCAGAGAGGTTCAAGGTATTCAAACAAAATTTCGAGTATATCGAATcgataaataaaaatggaacaCGATCGTATAAACTAGGCATCAATGAATTTGCTGATCGTAGAAAAGAGGAATTTAAGTCTGTTCGTAACGGATACAAAATACCGTCTAAGCAACGAATAAAAACTAAGTCATTTCGATATGAAAATGCTTCATCTCCAATTACGATGGATTGGAGGAAAAAAGGTGCGGTTACTAGGATTAAAGACCAAGGTCAATGTGGTAAGTTATCAAACAAATATGATAATTCGCGATAACAAAATTAGACTAAGTTATTTTACACTACGATTTTGTAGGATGTTGTTGGGCGTTTTCCGCTGTGGCTGCAATAGAAGGACTTAACATGATTAAAACGGgtaaattaatttcattatctGAGCAAGAATTGGTTGATTGCGATATAGGTTTAAATGAGGGTTGTGAAGGAGGTCTCATGGATAACGCttttaaattcattataaaaaacAATGGAATTACATCAGAAAATAGCTATCCTTACAAGGGAATCGATAGTAGTTGTAACAAGAACAAATTACTCAACCATATGGTGAAAATTTCTAGGTATGAAGATATTCCAAGTAATAGTGAATGGGCTTTACTTAAAGCTATTGCAAATCAACCTGTATCTGTGGCGATCGATGCTGGTGGATcagattttcaattttattctaGTGGTGTGTTTACAGGACATTGTGGAAATCAGTTAGATCACGGTGTTACTGCAGTTGGTTATGGAGTAACTAAAGGTGGTACTAAGTATTGGCTCGTTAAGAACTCATGAGGAACTAGTTGGGGCGAAGACGGATACATTAGAATGTTAAGAGGTGTTAATGATATGGGAGGACTTTGTGGGATCGCCATGCAAGCTTCTTACCCAATCgcttaattatcatatttttcatctGTAATTAATCAACTATGCATGTATGTGGTTTAATTCgcatgtattatattatttttatgcaaatGCAATGATGGATCTTGTTCAATGTAAAACGAGATTCAATACTGAGAAATTAAAGACATTCTTTTTGGcgaaatacaaaaatacttcCTTTAAATTGTTAAGCAATAATActataatatgattaaaaaaatgttaaatcgCGATATTTCTTTTAGTCAAGACAGAAAAATACatagtgaaaaatattattattacatttcataattgaaattatgtttagCGTGAAAGAGAGACAAActttaaagggaaaagggtcaaatatgcccctaaactatttgataaggtttagatatactctccgtttaaagtttggttcatttATACCCTCGTcatccaacttttggtctacatatgcccttttagacgttagttggccaactcggaatatccaactcattttacttttatttaaatgtcaaatggatattccacgtcatttttatgtatcatcccttgacatttatattcaaggaaaaagggtcaaatatgcccctaaactattcgaaaggtctagatatacccccgtttaaagtttggtccatttataccctcacgtccaacttttggtctacatatgcccttatgggtgttagttggtcaactcaaaatatccaactcaatttacttttctttaaatgccaaatgggatttcacatcatttatatatattattacttgacatttatattaaaagagaaaggggtCACTTATGCCTTAACTATCCGAcccaattttaaaacacatatacgaccGTCTTTTAAATGGTCCAATTATGTCCTAATCCGACTCATATATGTGTGAATTATTCTGTTATTTACATCATCATCGCCTGCTGCAGCTTGCAGTTGTGTCTGTAACGTTGTTGCGGTGAATTCCTTTGCTCTAGCCCTTACCTGCCAGATTTGCGCCTCCAGCTCTGCGTTGCGCCTAAACGCTTTTCAAACCTCGACTTCCTTTTCCTTTAGTTGTCATGCCATTGATTCCTCGGCAGTTTCAATCAGAGCACGATAGTGTTCGCcatttaaatggttcaattatgccctaatccgacccatatagggtattaaaaaaaaagggtcaGGTTGTATAGATTACTTAAAAGACGGgtcatatatgtgttttaaaattaggtCGGATAGTTAGGGGCATAAAAGGcccctttctcttttaatataaatgtcaagtaataatatataaaaatgatgtggaaaatccatttgacatttaaagaaaagtaaaatgagttggatatctcgaattgaccaactaacatccataagggcatatgtagaccaaaagtttggacgcgagggtataaattaaccaaactttaaacgggggtatatctagaccttttgaatagtttaggggcatatttgacccttttcccttgaatataaatgtcaagtgataataataaaaatgacgtggaaaatccatttggcatttaaataaaaataaaatgaattggatattccgagttggccaactaacgctcaaaagggcatatgtagaccaaaagttggacggcgagggtataaatggaccaatCTTTAAACGCagggtatatctaaaccttttcaaatagtttaggggcatatttgacccttctcCCAACTTTAAAAGACTTGAGTTCATTTCGCATGTATAATAATACTTCACATATGTAGTGTATCTTTAAAACCAATAACActgtaat encodes the following:
- the LOC101249242 gene encoding pollen allergen Sal k 5.0101-like, producing MTKSSEIILIVSVVCLFSLFGVIHAESEASSDHSQTHFKVDGKVYCDVCRTQFENRLSKPLSGAEVQLQCKNQTTDAITATVDGKTDEHGFYELLVERDHEDDICEMMLKKSPMDDCTEIPHERNAQESARITITNNNGIVDTTRHANPLFFLKKEASPECDEVFKELELLPEDISQS
- the LOC104646093 gene encoding uncharacterized protein, which produces MAEKEGAIVKKGHEEGLKMALSLLEEYQLPAGLLPLADVIEVGFVKTTGYMWILQTKKVEHNFKMISKLVSYGAEITGYVEKNRIKKLKGVKAKELMLWPPVGDISVDNPPTGKIHFKSLAGITKTFPVEAFAAGQ
- the LOC101252255 gene encoding plant-specific TFIIB-related protein PTF2 — its product is MENSRSCKSCQKHTIGSDDTTGNPVCLSCGTLQDYDNYDAQIGGISGPTGTQVRTGTAGSGTVYNYNETKIYNAQKEIEDLMYQLGFSSLKSSEVKDMVVKVTDGEYGQGRWFTVLIGACACIVMRIDGKPLAIVTVANIVCCDIYELGRMIYRVVDFLDLKLPEFDIVDSFEHYIRNAPSFSEVSEDLIGRMLKQGVFLVQCLVKWYVTTGRRPLPVVAAVLVFVAKLNQVDVVIEDVANELQVAVVTCRLRYKELLERLVKVARGLPWGEDVTVKNIMKHATFVIQYMELKSMSKNRNKNKNFEDVGFDLDYLIDDCLSNGNDYALDADDTVNDSQYFMMDHSKRLSIEGPNRFQISQECLAMIYSKMKDEMHVHESTHSRDNSIRKRKRGYGMLSYTDWWKGESEMSKKLLVKQIVEKDVGLSVMPPSFDSGCLSYERRKEKIKAAKYRIHKTMYPSDASSIDTIDVGSLEHVNAGKRRKRKMKFDVDWEDFIIETLLLHQVEEVEIEKGYYKTLMDLHVFNY
- the LOC101252848 gene encoding senescence-specific cysteine protease SAG39-like, which encodes MAYMFNSSLIFATLLVLNFLIIQATSRTLYESSMVEKHEQWMAKYGREYKDEIEKAERFKVFKQNFEYIESINKNGTRSYKLGINEFADRRKEEFKSVRNGYKIPSKQRIKTKSFRYENASSPITMDWRKKGAVTRIKDQGQCGCCWAFSAVAAIEGLNMIKTGKLISLSEQELVDCDIGLNEGCEGGLMDNAFKFIIKNNGITSENSYPYKGIDSSCNKNKLLNHMVKISRYEDIPSNSEWALLKAIANQPVSVAIDAGGSDFQFYSSGVFTGHCGNQLDHGVTAVGYGVTKGGTKYWLVKNS